GCCACGCGGCCTCGAACTTGACGATCTCCGGGCCACCGCCGAACTCGTCGCACCACGCGCCGATGAAGCCCGAAAGCCTGCCCGACGACATCACGCGATCGACCGCGGCGCGCTCCTCCGCGCCGATCGTCATATAAGGCCGGAACGGCACGTTCAGCGTCGGACTTCCGCCCAGCAGTGCAAGCGTGCTCAACGGGACTTCTCCGTTCCACTCAGATGCTCGGACTTCAACGGCGTCCCCCGCGCGATGCCGCAGGCGGCGCGCCGGCCCAACACGTCCGGCAACAGTTTCGGCGGCAACCCAAAGCCGGGCCGGATCGAGCGGATGTTGCTCTCGGTGAACACCTCGCCCGCCGCGATGTCCCTCACGGCGTAAAGCGAGCGGCGGAACATCATGTTCGGCTTCTCACTTGGCGCCGCACCGCTGCGCACCGCACCCAGGGCGGCAGAAGCCGTGCGGCAGCCATCGACTACGGCTTTCAATTCGTCCGGCTCGAGCGAGAACGCCGCATCCGGCCCGCCGTCGGCCCGCGCCAGCGTGAAATGCTTCTCGATCACCGCAGCGCCCAGCGTCACCGCCGCGATCGGAACGGCGCTGCCAGGCGTGTGGTCCGACAGTCCGACCACCGTGCCGAACGTCTTTTCGAGGTGCGGAATGGTCGCGAGGTTGGCTTCTTCGGGAGGCGTCGGATAGCCGCTGGTGCAATGGAGCAGCGCGATCTCCTTCGCTCCCGCCTCACGCGCGGCGTCCACGGCCTCCCGGATCTCGGAGGGCGTCGCCATGCCGGTGGAGATGATCAGGGGCTTTCCGGTGGCTGCCGCCCGCCGGATCAGCGGCAGATCGACGATCTCGAACGAAGCGATCTTGTAGGCCGGCGCGCCGAGCTTTTGCAGAAGAACGATCGCAGTCGCATCGAACGGCGACGAGAAGCACGTGATGCCGATCTTGCGCGCATGCTCGAAGATCGCCGGATGCCAGTCCCAGGGCGTCGAAGCTTCCTGATAAAGCTCGTGCAGCTTGCGGCCATGCCAGAGCCCGCCTTCGATCACGAAGCCCGGACCGTTGTGATCGATGGTGATGGTGTCGGCGGTGTAGGTCTGCAGCTTGACCGCGTCGGCGCCGGCCTCCTTCGCGACGTCGACCAGGCGCAGCGCCCGCGAAAGCTCGCCGTTGTGGTTGCCGCTGAGCTCGGCGATCACGTAAGGCGGGTGGCCCGCGCCGATCGTGCGGCCGTCGATGGTGATGGTCGTGCTCACGCCGCGCGGCTCCGCAAACGTTCGGGCGCTTCGAACTGATAGCCAGCGGCCTTGAACAACGCCGCCGAAGCCTCGTTGCCGGGCAGAACGGTGGCAAGGATGTCCGCGCCTGGCACAACACGCCGCGCCAGAGACAGCGCCGCAAGACCCACGCCGCGCCGATGCCAGTCGGGATCGATTGCGATCGAGACCTCGTAGGTCGGCGCATCCGCGGCCACGCGATCGAGCCGCAGCATGCCGATCGGCGCCCGCTCGGCCTCGATTATCATGAGCATCCGGTCCGGATTGCCCAGGGTCGCGCTCACCCAGCTCTTGTGTTCGTCAATGCTCGGCACCGACGCGTGGCGCGCGAAGCGCCGCGTCTGCGGCTTGCTTTGCAGCTTCAGCAGCCAATCGGAATCGGCTGCATCGGCCAGCCGCAGCGAAACCTCGCTGCCGTCGGATGTGCGCCAGCGACCGGCGATCACCGCCATGAGCCGCTGCGCGCCCCGGCCGTCGGTCGTGGCCGACGCCGCGCGCGACATGGCGGTGCGCCGCGCGCGATCGGCCGCAAGCTCTTCGATTTTCGCGGCAAGCGCCGCCGGCTGATCGAGAATATCGGCAGTCAAAACCTCAGCCGCGCCGGAGGCCGCGAATGC
The Rhodoplanes sp. Z2-YC6860 genome window above contains:
- the pseI gene encoding pseudaminic acid synthase is translated as MSTTITIDGRTIGAGHPPYVIAELSGNHNGELSRALRLVDVAKEAGADAVKLQTYTADTITIDHNGPGFVIEGGLWHGRKLHELYQEASTPWDWHPAIFEHARKIGITCFSSPFDATAIVLLQKLGAPAYKIASFEIVDLPLIRRAAATGKPLIISTGMATPSEIREAVDAAREAGAKEIALLHCTSGYPTPPEEANLATIPHLEKTFGTVVGLSDHTPGSAVPIAAVTLGAAVIEKHFTLARADGGPDAAFSLEPDELKAVVDGCRTASAALGAVRSGAAPSEKPNMMFRRSLYAVRDIAAGEVFTESNIRSIRPGFGLPPKLLPDVLGRRAACGIARGTPLKSEHLSGTEKSR